One Kribbella sp. NBC_00662 genomic region harbors:
- a CDS encoding winged helix-turn-helix domain-containing protein, translated as MESMERSSDSSLIIGVAASTAERVHLARLLGEADALLLVSSADQARAFLELTGASIAPSSAVLAPTVMPAAKPIRAVPEPVAELRLDVDRRVVRWKDREMPLTRLEHDFLHCLVTEPGRVWTYQRLHHAVWGNEHLGHGSHIHSVVKRLRQKLANLGATVTIHAVRGVGFHLLPTA; from the coding sequence ATGGAGTCGATGGAGAGGTCGTCCGATTCGTCATTGATCATCGGCGTGGCCGCGTCCACGGCCGAACGAGTACACCTGGCTCGTCTGCTCGGTGAGGCCGACGCACTGCTCCTGGTGTCGAGCGCGGACCAGGCCCGCGCGTTCCTGGAGCTGACCGGGGCCTCGATCGCGCCGAGCTCGGCGGTGCTGGCTCCGACCGTGATGCCGGCCGCCAAGCCGATCCGGGCGGTGCCTGAGCCGGTGGCCGAACTGCGGCTGGACGTCGACCGCCGCGTGGTCCGCTGGAAGGACCGCGAGATGCCGCTGACCCGGCTGGAGCACGACTTCCTGCACTGCCTGGTGACCGAGCCCGGCCGGGTCTGGACGTACCAGCGTCTGCACCACGCCGTCTGGGGCAACGAGCACCTCGGCCACGGCTCGCACATCCACTCGGTCGTCAAACGCCTGCGCCAGAAGCTCGCGAACCTCGGTGCCACCGTCACGATCCACGCCGTCCGCGGCGTCGGCTTCCATCTCCTTCCCACTGCTTGA
- a CDS encoding OmpA family protein, translating to MPGLVRRPLVIWLLAALAVPVLLTAVLIPAKAGTTEDDLRDRTVAALKARGIETSSVDFDGRDAKIVVPGDVDPAQVQEIAAGIEGVRAVRVEGGSPPTPTPTSAPAEESGVPEFEVGRTDRSIRVQAPVKSQAVKDAISAEVEQLLGPDREYDDRTTIEADGLADAATISPLLRALAIGTGDASVRYDGDKVTLSGEVPDQATKATVGRAAAKAVPGAVVADELKLPTPPKSAVSEPCRTFPTRLAEFSRQYKINFLSGTSIVNNASKPSVVRAAAVLKSCTTVRVEVAGHTDDLGSPATSLPLSERRAAAVKAELVRLGVNGDRILAHGYGQAFPIASNATGAGRIANRRAELRVVQGN from the coding sequence GTGCCCGGTCTGGTTCGGCGGCCGCTCGTCATCTGGTTGCTCGCGGCCCTCGCAGTACCCGTACTGCTGACGGCTGTGCTGATTCCCGCCAAGGCCGGCACCACCGAGGACGATCTGCGGGACCGTACCGTCGCCGCGCTGAAGGCCCGCGGGATCGAGACCTCATCGGTCGATTTCGACGGCCGGGACGCGAAGATCGTCGTACCGGGTGACGTGGATCCGGCGCAGGTGCAGGAGATCGCTGCCGGCATCGAAGGGGTTCGCGCCGTACGGGTCGAGGGTGGGTCGCCCCCTACGCCGACGCCTACGAGTGCACCGGCGGAGGAGTCCGGCGTACCGGAGTTCGAGGTCGGGCGCACGGACCGGTCGATCCGGGTGCAGGCGCCGGTGAAGAGCCAGGCGGTCAAGGACGCGATCTCTGCCGAGGTCGAGCAGTTGCTCGGCCCGGACCGTGAGTACGACGACCGCACCACGATCGAGGCCGACGGGCTTGCCGATGCGGCGACGATCTCCCCGCTGCTGCGGGCGCTCGCGATCGGGACGGGCGACGCCTCGGTGCGGTACGACGGGGACAAGGTCACGCTGTCCGGTGAGGTGCCGGACCAGGCGACCAAGGCGACGGTGGGGCGGGCCGCGGCGAAGGCGGTGCCTGGCGCGGTCGTGGCCGACGAGCTGAAGCTGCCGACACCGCCGAAGTCCGCGGTGAGCGAGCCGTGCCGTACGTTCCCGACCCGGCTGGCCGAGTTCAGCCGGCAGTACAAGATCAACTTCCTGTCCGGTACGTCGATCGTCAACAACGCGTCGAAGCCGTCGGTGGTGCGAGCGGCCGCAGTACTGAAGTCGTGTACGACGGTGCGTGTCGAGGTGGCGGGTCATACCGACGACCTGGGTTCGCCGGCGACCAGCCTGCCGTTGTCCGAGCGTCGCGCCGCCGCGGTGAAGGCGGAGCTGGTGCGGCTCGGGGTCAACGGGGACCGCATCCTCGCGCACGGGTACGGGCAGGCCTTCCCGATCGCTTCCAACGCCACCGGCGCCGGGCGGATCGCGAACCGCCGGGCCGAGCTCCGAGTAGTGCAGGGGAACTGA
- a CDS encoding type II toxin-antitoxin system HicA family toxin: protein MAKKRLDAEAELRAAGYRPVPGKKRGHGDHVIWQRGKRTVSVPKHDEIKTGTWASIQRQANLNGKGEPDRQPPDQQKAMDLLNNGSPAPGTSGASGSGRRDQPVTQRHGKKRGRER from the coding sequence ATGGCGAAGAAGCGCCTGGACGCCGAAGCCGAGCTCCGGGCGGCCGGCTACCGGCCCGTTCCGGGCAAGAAGCGCGGCCACGGCGACCACGTCATCTGGCAACGCGGCAAGCGAACGGTGTCGGTGCCGAAGCACGACGAGATCAAGACCGGCACCTGGGCCAGCATCCAGAGGCAGGCGAACCTCAACGGCAAAGGTGAGCCCGACCGGCAGCCGCCGGACCAGCAGAAGGCCATGGACCTGCTGAACAACGGCAGCCCGGCTCCTGGCACCAGTGGCGCCTCCGGGTCCGGTCGACGCGACCAACCGGTGACCCAGCGACATGGGAAGAAACGCGGCAGGGAGCGCTGA
- the treS gene encoding maltose alpha-D-glucosyltransferase, whose protein sequence is MEVSVTDMLPEQHHGLTKSDPLWFKRAVFYEVLVRSFKDSNADGIGDLQGLTEKLDYLEWLGVDCLWLPPFQPSPLRDGGYDVSDYTGVMPEVGTVQDFEEFLVQAHARGIRVIVDFVMNHTSDQHPWFQASRQDPDGPFGDFYVWSDTDDKYSDARIIFVDTESSNWTWDPVRGQYFWHRFYANQPDLNFENPAVGDAIVDALKFWLDRGVDGFRLDAVPYLFETDGTNCENLPRTHEFLKRIRKEVDANYEDRVLLCEANQWPADVVEYFGDRDSGGDECQMAFHFPVMPRIFMGVRRESRFPISEILAQTPEIPDTCQWGIFLRNHDELTLEMVTDEDRDYMWSEYAQDPRMKANIGIRRRLAPLLDNDTNKMELFTALLLSLPGSPILYYGDEIGMGDNIWLGDRDGVRTPMQWSPDRNASFSTATPGKLSLPVIMDPVYGFQAVNVEAEMENASSLLHWTRRMIQTRKQHPCFGMGTFTDLGGSNPSVLSYVREFGDDVVLCVNNLSRFPQPIELDLRQWQGVEPIELLGGVHFPTIGELPYLLTLGAHGFYWFRLAKPADHEESM, encoded by the coding sequence ATGGAGGTGAGCGTGACCGACATGCTGCCGGAGCAGCACCACGGACTGACGAAGAGTGACCCGCTGTGGTTCAAGCGGGCCGTCTTCTACGAGGTCCTCGTGCGGTCCTTCAAGGACTCGAACGCCGACGGCATCGGCGACCTGCAGGGTCTGACCGAGAAACTCGACTATCTCGAGTGGCTCGGTGTCGACTGCCTCTGGTTGCCGCCGTTCCAGCCGTCCCCGCTGCGCGACGGCGGTTACGACGTCTCGGACTACACCGGCGTGATGCCGGAGGTCGGCACCGTGCAGGACTTCGAGGAGTTCCTGGTCCAGGCGCATGCGCGCGGCATCCGGGTGATCGTCGACTTCGTGATGAACCACACCTCGGACCAGCACCCGTGGTTCCAGGCCTCCCGGCAGGACCCGGACGGCCCGTTCGGCGACTTCTACGTCTGGTCCGACACCGACGACAAGTACTCCGACGCGCGGATCATCTTCGTCGACACCGAGAGCTCGAACTGGACCTGGGACCCGGTCCGCGGCCAGTACTTCTGGCACCGGTTCTACGCCAACCAGCCCGACCTGAACTTCGAGAACCCGGCCGTCGGCGACGCGATCGTCGACGCGCTGAAGTTCTGGCTGGACCGCGGCGTCGACGGCTTCCGGCTGGACGCGGTGCCGTACCTGTTCGAGACCGACGGGACGAACTGCGAGAACCTCCCCCGGACCCACGAGTTCCTGAAGCGGATCCGCAAGGAGGTGGACGCGAACTACGAGGACCGCGTCCTGCTCTGCGAGGCGAACCAGTGGCCGGCCGACGTGGTCGAGTACTTCGGTGACCGCGACTCCGGCGGCGACGAGTGCCAGATGGCGTTCCACTTCCCGGTGATGCCGCGCATCTTCATGGGCGTACGCCGGGAGTCGCGCTTCCCGATCTCGGAGATCCTGGCCCAGACGCCGGAGATCCCCGACACCTGCCAGTGGGGCATCTTCCTGCGCAACCACGACGAGCTCACGCTCGAGATGGTGACCGACGAGGACCGCGACTACATGTGGTCGGAGTACGCGCAGGACCCGCGGATGAAGGCGAACATCGGCATCCGCCGCCGGCTCGCGCCGCTGCTGGACAACGACACCAACAAGATGGAGTTGTTCACCGCGCTGCTGCTGAGCCTGCCCGGCTCCCCGATCCTGTACTACGGCGACGAGATCGGCATGGGCGACAACATCTGGCTGGGCGACCGCGACGGTGTTCGGACGCCGATGCAGTGGTCCCCGGACCGCAACGCCTCGTTCTCCACCGCGACGCCCGGCAAGCTGAGCCTGCCGGTGATCATGGACCCGGTCTACGGCTTCCAGGCGGTGAACGTCGAGGCCGAGATGGAGAACGCCTCGTCGCTGCTGCACTGGACCCGCCGGATGATCCAGACCCGCAAGCAGCACCCCTGCTTCGGGATGGGCACGTTCACCGATCTCGGCGGTTCGAACCCGAGCGTCCTGTCGTACGTGCGCGAGTTCGGCGACGACGTGGTGCTGTGCGTGAACAACCTGTCCCGCTTCCCGCAGCCGATCGAGCTGGATCTTCGGCAGTGGCAAGGAGTGGAGCCGATCGAGTTGCTCGGCGGTGTGCACTTCCCGACCATCGGGGAGTTGCCCTACCTTCTGACCCTCGGCGCCCACGGTTTCTACTGGTTCCGGCTGGCGAAGCCGGCTGACCACGAGGAGAGCATGTAG